Proteins encoded by one window of Chloroflexota bacterium:
- a CDS encoding class I SAM-dependent RNA methyltransferase, producing the protein MPTETVTLEKHIYGGECLGRLSDKRAVFVPYTLPGETVNIRLTEDKPRYARGELIKVIHSAPERIQPRCPHAHSPTETKDGVCGGCHYQHIPYQTQLQIKTDVLRDQLERIGKLSDPPIHPIVASPPWNYRNQVQFHLSPEGQPGYLVSGSSAVFPIHECHLPTETINEIWPLLDMESIPGLDRITLRSGLNDDLLILQSSDPQPVELELDLPLSVVHIGPGGLLVLAGDDHIIIEVQQRLFRVSAESYCHTNTHITEKMAVHLIENLPLTPQTTLIDAYCGTGLFSAFLAPHVGRLIGIDSSSSACEDFEINLDEYDHVALYEAPVEDVLPELDPNPEIIVVDPPRSGLARQTLDAILALGPDVLAYISSDPATLARDAKRLTTGGYQLQQITPFDRSPQTYHIESISFWGKI; encoded by the coding sequence ATGCCCACTGAAACTGTTACGCTCGAAAAACACATCTACGGCGGCGAATGTTTGGGGCGCTTATCGGATAAGCGCGCCGTCTTCGTACCCTATACTTTACCCGGCGAAACCGTCAACATCCGTCTGACAGAAGACAAACCCCGTTATGCCCGCGGCGAACTTATCAAAGTCATCCATTCAGCGCCGGAGCGCATCCAACCGCGCTGCCCACATGCGCACTCACCTACCGAAACGAAAGATGGGGTCTGTGGTGGCTGCCATTACCAGCATATTCCCTACCAAACCCAATTGCAGATCAAAACCGATGTTTTGCGCGACCAACTCGAGCGCATCGGAAAACTCAGCGACCCGCCAATCCACCCCATTGTAGCTTCACCGCCCTGGAATTACCGCAACCAGGTTCAGTTTCATCTCTCCCCCGAGGGGCAACCCGGCTATCTGGTCAGCGGATCAAGCGCTGTGTTCCCCATCCATGAGTGCCACCTGCCCACAGAGACCATCAACGAAATCTGGCCTTTGCTCGATATGGAATCCATCCCCGGGCTGGATCGCATCACCTTGCGCAGCGGGCTCAACGACGACCTGTTGATCCTTCAAAGCAGCGATCCGCAACCTGTTGAGCTCGAACTCGACTTGCCACTCTCCGTGGTACACATCGGGCCAGGGGGCCTGCTAGTGCTGGCTGGAGACGATCATATTATCATCGAAGTTCAACAGCGCCTGTTTCGCGTTTCTGCGGAGTCATACTGCCATACCAATACCCACATAACTGAAAAAATGGCCGTACACCTGATCGAGAATTTACCGCTCACGCCCCAAACCACGCTCATCGATGCCTACTGCGGCACTGGCCTGTTTAGCGCCTTTCTCGCTCCGCACGTTGGCAGGCTAATCGGCATCGATAGTTCTTCCAGCGCCTGTGAAGATTTCGAAATTAATCTGGATGAATACGACCACGTGGCATTATACGAAGCCCCGGTGGAGGACGTACTCCCGGAGCTTGATCCAAACCCGGAGATTATCGTGGTAGACCCGCCCCGCTCGGGGTTGGCGCGCCAAACCCTGGATGCGATCCTGGCCCTGGGGCCAGATGTGCTGGCCTATATCTCATCCGACCCGGCCACACTGGCGCGTGACGCCAAACGTCTCACTACCGGGGGATACCAGCTTCAACAAATCACTCCCTTTGACCGCTCTCCACAGACCTACCATATCGAAAGCATCAGTTTCTGGGGAAAAATTTAA
- the holB gene encoding DNA polymerase III subunit delta', producing MWGIVSPCLIVVKATSLRYNLRMPMNENWNMLGHEWAVDLLKGHLANGRMRHAYLLTGPQGVGRRTLALRVAQGLNCPQPTAPGFPCGSCHTCQRIERMQHPDLVVVQADEGSTTLKVDQIRALQSGLALAPYEAPYKIALLLRFEEANPNAANALLKTLEEPPRQVILFVTAQDTEALLPTIVSRCETIRLRPLALDVVSEGLHQKWELPIEQARLLAHISNGRPGHALNLHNNPDALANRQQWLDDHQRLLSASRVERFRYAEQLAQDKTILKETLTIWMSLWRDILLHANGASAPHTNIDRESEIAHIAANIQPETAQFMLKLFNQTFLRLEQNTNTRLTIEVFMLDLPKIA from the coding sequence ATGTGGGGGATTGTATCGCCGTGTCTGATCGTTGTCAAAGCCACGTCCCTGCGCTACAATCTACGCATGCCGATGAATGAAAACTGGAATATGCTCGGCCACGAATGGGCGGTTGATCTGCTCAAAGGCCATCTGGCAAATGGGCGGATGCGCCATGCCTACCTGCTCACCGGACCTCAGGGAGTGGGGCGGCGCACCCTGGCGTTGCGCGTGGCCCAGGGATTAAACTGTCCTCAACCCACTGCCCCTGGCTTTCCCTGCGGAAGTTGCCATACCTGCCAGCGCATCGAGCGTATGCAGCACCCCGATCTGGTGGTGGTGCAGGCCGATGAGGGCAGTACTACTCTCAAGGTTGACCAAATTCGCGCCCTGCAGAGCGGTCTGGCTCTGGCTCCCTACGAAGCGCCCTACAAAATTGCGTTACTGCTACGCTTCGAAGAAGCCAACCCTAACGCCGCCAACGCCCTACTCAAGACGTTGGAAGAACCGCCGCGCCAGGTGATCCTTTTCGTCACCGCGCAAGATACCGAAGCGCTGCTGCCTACCATTGTCTCACGCTGCGAGACCATTCGCCTGCGCCCTCTGGCGCTGGATGTGGTCAGCGAGGGGTTACATCAAAAATGGGAACTGCCCATCGAACAGGCGCGCCTGCTGGCACATATTTCCAATGGACGGCCAGGCCATGCCCTGAACCTGCACAACAACCCCGATGCCCTGGCAAATCGCCAACAATGGTTGGACGATCACCAACGCTTGCTCTCAGCCTCACGCGTGGAGCGTTTCCGCTATGCCGAGCAACTGGCTCAGGATAAAACCATTCTCAAAGAAACCCTCACCATCTGGATGTCGTTGTGGCGCGATATTCTCCTGCACGCTAACGGGGCCAGTGCGCCACACACCAATATCGACCGGGAAAGCGAGATCGCGCATATCGCCGCCAATATTCAACCAGAAACGGCACAATTTATGCTGAAACTCTTCAACCAGACTTTTTTGAGACTGGAACAAAATACCAATACCCGTCTGACGATCGAAGTATTTATGCTCGATTTGCCAAAAATTGCATAA
- a CDS encoding asparaginase, translating to MTVSQNYQPLLELVRGPIAESLHFGAFAVVDSRGNLLAAQGDPNTITFLRSSAKPFQTLPLIENQAHIHWKLTEQEIAITCASHAGTDAHATTVQSILAKINASEANLLCGTHPPMDGETRRTLIRRDENPTANRHNCSGKHTGMLAQARFWDLPLENYLDRDHPIQKQIFQTFSEMCDVTPSQVILGTDGCSAPNFAIPLKNAALGFARLCDPHDLPEKRAEACQTITQAMTHYPEMISGPGRFDTRLMEVTGGKLVVKGGAEGYQCIGLMPGAIRPGSPGIGIALKISDGDLKGRARPAVSLEILRQLGAISVDELAELTKFGPNFDLYNWRKIHVGAARPVFIINKP from the coding sequence ATGACGGTTTCTCAAAACTACCAGCCACTCTTGGAACTCGTTCGCGGGCCAATCGCCGAGTCATTGCACTTCGGCGCGTTTGCGGTTGTAGATAGCCGTGGCAATTTGCTTGCTGCCCAAGGCGATCCCAACACAATCACGTTTCTGCGTTCTTCAGCCAAACCTTTTCAAACGCTGCCCCTCATCGAGAACCAGGCCCATATTCACTGGAAACTTACCGAACAAGAAATCGCCATCACCTGCGCCTCTCACGCCGGAACCGACGCGCATGCAACCACCGTGCAAAGCATCCTGGCTAAAATCAACGCCAGCGAAGCCAATCTCCTGTGTGGCACACATCCCCCTATGGATGGGGAAACCCGCCGCACGCTCATCCGCAGAGATGAAAACCCAACCGCCAATCGACACAATTGTTCGGGCAAGCACACCGGCATGTTGGCACAGGCGCGTTTTTGGGATTTGCCGCTGGAAAATTATCTCGACCGCGATCATCCCATCCAGAAGCAGATTTTCCAAACCTTCAGTGAGATGTGTGACGTGACCCCCTCGCAGGTGATTCTGGGCACCGATGGTTGTTCCGCCCCGAATTTTGCCATCCCCTTGAAGAACGCTGCCCTGGGGTTTGCGCGGCTCTGCGATCCACATGATCTCCCCGAAAAACGAGCAGAAGCCTGCCAAACCATCACCCAGGCCATGACCCACTACCCAGAAATGATCTCCGGCCCAGGGCGTTTTGATACGCGCCTGATGGAAGTCACCGGCGGTAAACTGGTCGTAAAGGGAGGTGCGGAGGGCTATCAATGTATTGGCCTCATGCCCGGCGCTATCCGGCCCGGCTCGCCGGGTATAGGAATTGCCCTGAAAATCAGCGATGGCGACCTGAAGGGGCGCGCCCGTCCGGCGGTATCGCTGGAAATCCTGCGCCAGCTTGGAGCAATTTCTGTCGACGAATTGGCAGAACTGACCAAATTTGGCCCCAACTTTGATCTATATAACTGGCGCAAGATTCATGTTGGCGCGGCGCGCCCGGTTTTTATAATTAACAAGCCTTAA
- a CDS encoding GAF domain-containing protein: MKKDLQAGTLKELQDALDHLEKQTLPIQTRSALHNAKKQLGQFTQSRQIESDQGRLAALYRVSQSLGVSLNLDEVLTQVMDAVIQLTGAERGFITLVNPENGELDIRAARNIQQETLEKEKLQASRTVIQSVIDSGEGIITTDAQDDPRFAQQNSVIFYALRSILCAPLRARNRVIGVIYVDNRAQSGIFGPDDLDLLSTFAGQAAVAIENAQLYTQTDQALTARVAELETLSHIDQQLNARLDVERVLEIARHWAVEESSAQSGWAALCGDDTETLSLISAPPGETHITKDQQLLATLRENPAPIQISPQDGQPAQYIVPLIHAEKIIGALAVLHPQGFSQSSQEFIQRLAGRAAVAVENARLYQAVEYANEAKSQFISIVTHELRIPLTSIKGYNDLVRQGVVGEINEQQLSFLNIISNNVERMSTLISDLSDISRIERGKIHLDFSQFELRERMAETLTSLSHKLAEKRHKLHTHIPDDLPQVYADPSRVIQILTNLVSNAWKYTPEGGEITINAKAQDERVRVEIHDTGLGISEEDQEKLFTQFFRSESPEVREQIGWGLGLSVTQRLVEIMHGKIGFYSQLGAGSTFWFTLPTQA; encoded by the coding sequence ATGAAAAAAGACCTTCAGGCTGGCACGCTCAAAGAACTTCAGGATGCATTGGATCATCTCGAAAAACAAACCCTGCCGATTCAAACTCGTTCTGCATTGCACAATGCAAAAAAACAGTTGGGGCAATTCACCCAATCTCGCCAGATTGAATCCGATCAGGGGCGGCTGGCGGCGTTGTATCGCGTCTCACAGAGTTTGGGAGTCTCCCTCAATCTCGATGAAGTCCTCACTCAGGTGATGGATGCAGTTATCCAGCTCACCGGAGCAGAACGCGGCTTTATCACATTGGTGAACCCCGAAAACGGCGAACTCGACATCCGTGCCGCTCGCAATATTCAACAAGAAACCCTGGAAAAAGAAAAACTGCAAGCCAGCCGCACCGTCATCCAATCGGTTATCGATAGCGGCGAAGGTATTATCACCACCGACGCGCAGGATGATCCGCGTTTTGCACAGCAAAATTCGGTCATCTTCTATGCGCTGCGTTCCATTCTCTGTGCGCCGCTACGCGCCCGCAACCGCGTTATCGGTGTGATCTATGTCGATAATCGCGCTCAATCAGGCATCTTTGGCCCGGATGATCTCGACTTGCTCAGCACCTTCGCCGGGCAAGCGGCTGTTGCCATCGAAAACGCCCAACTCTACACCCAAACCGATCAGGCGCTGACTGCCCGCGTGGCTGAACTTGAAACCCTCAGCCATATTGACCAGCAACTCAATGCCCGTTTAGATGTTGAACGCGTGTTGGAAATCGCTCGTCATTGGGCCGTGGAGGAAAGCAGCGCGCAAAGCGGATGGGCAGCCTTGTGTGGAGATGATACTGAAACCCTGAGCCTGATTTCTGCCCCTCCAGGGGAGACGCACATCACAAAAGACCAGCAGTTGTTAGCCACACTGAGGGAGAATCCTGCCCCCATACAGATTTCCCCCCAAGACGGGCAACCCGCTCAATATATCGTCCCGCTAATCCACGCCGAAAAAATCATCGGCGCGCTAGCCGTCCTCCATCCCCAGGGATTTAGCCAATCTTCACAGGAATTTATCCAGCGTCTGGCGGGCCGCGCGGCTGTTGCCGTGGAAAATGCGCGCCTGTATCAGGCTGTGGAATATGCCAACGAAGCCAAATCGCAATTTATCTCCATTGTGACGCACGAACTGCGCATTCCGCTGACTTCGATCAAAGGCTATAACGATCTGGTGCGGCAGGGTGTTGTGGGCGAAATCAATGAGCAGCAATTAAGTTTTTTGAATATCATCAGCAATAACGTTGAGCGCATGTCTACGCTGATTTCGGATCTTTCCGATATTTCGCGCATTGAGCGCGGCAAAATTCATCTGGATTTCTCACAATTTGAACTGCGCGAGCGCATGGCAGAAACGTTGACCAGCCTGAGCCATAAACTGGCCGAAAAGAGACACAAACTACACACCCATATTCCCGACGATCTGCCACAGGTTTACGCCGACCCCAGCCGCGTGATACAGATTCTTACCAATTTAGTCAGCAACGCCTGGAAATACACGCCCGAGGGCGGGGAAATCACCATCAACGCAAAAGCGCAGGACGAACGGGTACGCGTAGAAATTCACGATACGGGTTTAGGTATCAGCGAAGAAGATCAGGAAAAACTTTTTACGCAATTCTTTCGCTCAGAATCGCCAGAAGTGCGCGAACAAATCGGCTGGGGGTTGGGGCTAAGTGTAACCCAACGTCTGGTGGAAATTATGCACGGGAAAATTGGCTTTTATAGTCAACTTGGGGCAGGCAGCACCTTCTGGTTTACGCTCCCCACTCAGGCATAG
- a CDS encoding endonuclease III, with protein MNKALQIHERLLKKYGQPIWRNPLPPLDELISTILSQSTNDNNRDKAFDALCARFPTWEVVRDAEESEVIEAIRPAGLANQKGPRIQNVLRKITQMRGELSLDFLKDYSPEKALDWLVQFKGVGPKTASIVLLFSLGKPAFPVDTHVYRLSGRLGLRPEKMNADKAHDHLAAQFPPETYYTVHLNIIRLGREICKARKPLCAECPLQDLCPYYAENVL; from the coding sequence ATGAACAAAGCCCTTCAAATTCACGAACGCTTGCTCAAAAAATACGGTCAACCCATCTGGCGCAACCCGCTGCCGCCGCTGGATGAACTCATCTCGACGATACTCTCGCAAAGTACCAATGATAACAACCGCGACAAAGCCTTCGATGCGCTGTGCGCGCGCTTTCCCACCTGGGAAGTTGTGCGCGACGCCGAGGAAAGCGAAGTTATTGAAGCCATCCGCCCGGCTGGATTAGCCAATCAAAAGGGGCCGCGCATCCAGAATGTACTCCGCAAAATCACCCAAATGCGCGGCGAACTAAGTTTGGATTTTCTTAAAGACTATTCTCCGGAAAAAGCGCTGGATTGGCTGGTACAGTTCAAGGGCGTTGGCCCAAAAACAGCCTCGATAGTATTACTGTTTTCACTCGGCAAGCCAGCCTTCCCGGTGGATACGCATGTCTACCGGCTTTCGGGCCGCCTGGGATTGCGCCCCGAAAAAATGAACGCCGATAAGGCCCACGATCATCTCGCGGCACAATTCCCCCCGGAAACGTATTACACGGTGCATCTTAATATCATCCGTTTAGGACGCGAAATCTGCAAAGCGCGTAAACCCTTGTGCGCAGAATGCCCTTTGCAAGATTTATGTCCGTATTACGCAGAAAACGTGTTATGA
- the holA gene encoding DNA polymerase III subunit delta, with product MAEKPVIYLLHGDDEFAIAQFVAEMERKLGDPATVQMNTIRLEKGKLALDELIMAVQSMPFLAERRLVIVYDPLGNLKSALMRERFQQILTNIPPTTALALVISRPLQSYQDKKKNKLHWLQKWAADQEEGRVYEKVFLTARGPELVRWLQKYTKSEGGELTPEGAAVLASLVGEDPRIAVQELNKLLAYVNYNRPIEPDDVEYLVASVGSSDVFAMVDALGNRQGRQALRMLHQLLEEDDPLRLMGMVVRQFRLLLQTRELLDAGYRQDDIARELKTHRFVIGKIINQVRNFSQSTLETIYRELLEIDQTIKTGQMDGDIALDTFIVRLSV from the coding sequence ATGGCTGAAAAACCGGTGATTTATCTTCTACACGGCGATGATGAATTTGCCATTGCCCAATTTGTCGCCGAAATGGAGCGCAAGCTGGGCGACCCAGCCACTGTGCAGATGAATACCATCCGGCTGGAGAAAGGTAAACTGGCGCTGGACGAACTGATTATGGCTGTTCAGTCAATGCCTTTTCTGGCTGAGCGCCGCCTGGTGATCGTGTATGACCCCCTGGGCAATTTGAAGAGTGCGCTCATGCGCGAGCGTTTCCAGCAAATTCTGACAAATATTCCCCCAACAACAGCTTTGGCGTTGGTGATTTCCAGGCCATTGCAATCTTATCAGGATAAAAAGAAAAATAAGCTGCACTGGTTACAAAAGTGGGCTGCCGATCAAGAAGAGGGGCGTGTGTACGAAAAAGTATTTCTGACGGCACGCGGCCCGGAGTTGGTGCGTTGGCTACAAAAATATACCAAATCCGAGGGGGGGGAACTTACTCCCGAGGGAGCTGCGGTACTCGCCAGCCTGGTTGGCGAAGACCCGCGTATTGCTGTTCAGGAGCTCAACAAGCTGTTGGCCTATGTCAATTACAACCGCCCTATCGAACCCGACGATGTGGAGTATTTGGTGGCTTCGGTGGGCAGTAGCGATGTTTTTGCCATGGTGGATGCACTTGGCAATCGTCAGGGGCGGCAAGCTCTGCGGATGCTGCATCAGTTGTTGGAGGAAGATGATCCCTTACGCTTGATGGGCATGGTCGTGCGCCAGTTTCGGCTGCTCCTTCAAACGCGCGAATTACTTGATGCAGGTTATCGGCAAGATGATATTGCCCGCGAGTTAAAAACTCACCGTTTTGTAATTGGCAAAATTATCAATCAGGTACGTAATTTTTCCCAGTCAACGTTGGAGACGATTTATCGGGAATTGCTGGAAATTGATCAGACGATAAAAACCGGCCAGATGGATGGCGATATTGCCCTGGATACATTTATTGTCCGGTTATCTGTTTAG
- a CDS encoding GAF domain-containing protein: MTISQKNDFSSTQESLELLYHISREIASTLDLSTVLQRVLGLSMRTIGAVSSSIIVIDEDEQPLNAAIIYADELLEHTPTSIKALLTQGLAGWVVKNRQPALILNTKKDERWIKSSHPAQKNSKAKSVVSVPIIARDQLVGVITLSHPVPFFFTSDHLNLVQAIADQTAIAILNARLYASSQQQVVVMGALANSAASITASLNLDSVLHDILNQIHQALKVEVVSLALVGPEGNTLVFRATTQLNTKIIGKKIKFGEEIAGWVAQSQQGIIVSDVAADPRFAHLVDEEAESTLRAVICAPIISEVELIGVLQAANPLEGSFPPEALTFISGIGSLAGTAIRHAQLFEELQSAHRRYRDLYNSSIDAIFITNQAGYITEVNEQAIEYTGYVQKELLQGMIQGCHTIEPEIVGKNLEKITPEETFSYESELQTSDERVVPIQVHVHVVHIAGEKHLQWTFRDITERKELDQLRDDLISMVYHDLRSPLANVVSSLDVLDSIQSFDEDPTIHSLFNIAVRSTKRIERLTNSLLDFNRLESGQAVTNTNPTHPSSIIQAAVEAVEPIAHNKEQQIFVRIQENIPLAEVDENMIQRVLINLMENAVKYTPPESHITVGAAKAGHELYFWVEDTGPGIPSEKRATIFDKYTRLHGKGGPKGIGLGLAYCKLAVEGHGGRIWVDVTNQGGARFAFTLPIADET; the protein is encoded by the coding sequence ATGACAATATCCCAGAAAAACGATTTCTCATCCACGCAAGAGTCGCTGGAACTGCTATACCACATCAGCCGCGAGATCGCATCAACGCTTGATCTTTCGACGGTATTGCAACGCGTATTGGGGCTATCCATGCGCACAATCGGGGCAGTCAGCAGCAGCATCATCGTCATTGATGAAGACGAACAACCACTCAACGCGGCTATCATCTACGCAGATGAACTATTAGAACACACGCCAACCAGCATTAAAGCGTTGCTCACACAGGGGTTAGCCGGTTGGGTCGTAAAGAATCGGCAGCCAGCCCTGATTTTAAACACAAAAAAAGATGAACGCTGGATCAAAAGCAGCCACCCCGCCCAGAAAAACAGCAAAGCTAAATCGGTTGTCAGCGTGCCTATCATTGCCCGCGATCAACTCGTTGGCGTGATCACGCTCTCACATCCTGTGCCGTTTTTCTTCACCAGCGATCACCTCAACTTGGTACAAGCTATCGCCGATCAGACAGCAATCGCTATTCTGAACGCCCGCCTGTACGCATCCAGCCAGCAACAAGTAGTAGTTATGGGCGCGCTTGCCAATAGTGCGGCAAGCATCACCGCTTCGCTCAACCTCGACAGTGTACTGCATGATATTCTCAATCAAATCCATCAGGCGCTCAAGGTCGAAGTTGTCTCGCTGGCGCTGGTAGGCCCCGAGGGTAATACATTGGTATTTCGGGCAACCACTCAACTGAATACCAAAATTATTGGCAAGAAAATAAAATTTGGAGAAGAAATTGCCGGGTGGGTGGCTCAAAGCCAACAGGGAATCATTGTCTCCGATGTTGCAGCAGACCCTCGCTTTGCGCACTTAGTTGATGAAGAAGCCGAATCCACACTCCGGGCAGTGATCTGTGCCCCGATCATCTCCGAAGTTGAGTTGATCGGCGTGCTCCAGGCTGCCAACCCTCTCGAGGGAAGTTTCCCCCCAGAAGCCCTGACCTTCATTAGCGGTATCGGCAGCCTCGCCGGGACAGCCATCCGCCACGCGCAACTCTTTGAAGAACTTCAATCCGCGCATCGTCGCTATCGTGACCTTTACAACAGTAGCATTGATGCGATATTTATCACAAATCAAGCGGGATATATCACCGAGGTCAATGAGCAAGCCATAGAATATACTGGGTATGTCCAAAAAGAACTATTGCAAGGGATGATTCAGGGCTGTCATACGATTGAACCCGAAATTGTAGGCAAGAATCTCGAAAAAATCACCCCAGAAGAAACATTTTCGTACGAATCCGAACTTCAAACCAGCGACGAACGCGTCGTTCCCATTCAGGTACATGTGCATGTTGTCCACATTGCGGGAGAAAAACACCTGCAATGGACTTTCCGCGATATTACCGAACGCAAAGAACTCGACCAATTGCGCGATGATCTCATCTCGATGGTCTACCACGATTTGCGCTCCCCTTTGGCCAATGTCGTTTCCAGCCTGGACGTATTAGACAGCATCCAGTCTTTCGATGAAGACCCTACTATTCATTCATTATTTAACATCGCTGTACGCTCTACAAAACGGATTGAACGCCTCACTAACTCCCTGCTGGATTTCAACCGTCTCGAATCCGGGCAAGCGGTAACCAATACAAATCCGACACATCCCAGCAGCATCATTCAGGCTGCGGTTGAGGCGGTTGAACCCATTGCGCATAATAAAGAGCAGCAAATTTTCGTCCGGATTCAAGAAAACATCCCTTTGGCAGAAGTTGACGAAAATATGATCCAGCGGGTATTGATTAACCTGATGGAAAATGCTGTAAAATATACTCCCCCAGAAAGCCATATCACTGTTGGCGCTGCCAAAGCCGGGCACGAACTCTACTTCTGGGTTGAAGATACCGGCCCGGGCATTCCAAGTGAAAAAAGAGCCACCATATTTGATAAATATACCCGTCTGCATGGCAAAGGCGGCCCAAAAGGCATTGGTTTGGGGTTGGCCTATTGTAAATTGGCCGTTGAAGGCCACGGTGGGCGCATCTGGGTAGATGTAACCAATCAAGGTGGGGCGCGTTTTGCATTTACACTCCCCATCGCCGACGAAACATAA